The Nitrospirota bacterium nucleotide sequence TTCACGATCCTGTTCGCTCAACACCCGGCATTCGACCAAGACGACCACCGCGCTGAGTTGCTCACTGCCGTTGAGATACTGCTCGATCAACGGCGCCCATTCAGCCCGCAACGCTTTCGACACCCTCGCATATCCATATCCAGGCAAGTCCACCAAGACGAACCGCGCCAACCCGGGGTCGTCGCTGGTGACCTGGAAAAGATTGACCAAGCGGGTCTTTCCCGGCGTACGGCTCACCTTGGCCAGCCCTTTGCGCTGCAAGAGAGAGTTGATGAGCGAGGATTTCCCGACGTTCGACCGCCCGATGAAAGCGACTTCAGGGAGCTGACCCTTCAGAAACTGTTCTGGACCCGCACAACTTCTGATAAACTCTGCATTCAAGATTTTCAATGGTCACCCTCATAGATAGGCAAGGAGCACGAGGCGAGAAGCGAAGCAAGGCACGTATCAGCCCCCTTACCTCTACCTTGTGCCTCGCACCCTGTCATACGCATCGGACTATGAGGAAGTCAACCAAACAATCCCGCTCCCGCGTGAAGGTCTTCCTGATTCTCGGACTCTGCCTCCCGATCGGGGCGGTCCTATTTCTCTGGCTGCTCACCATGCCGGACGTCTCGATCTTACGCGCGACCAATCCACCCGTGACGGCACTCATGGAAGCACGACAGACCCAAGCCGAATCACAAGGCCACAGCACCAAACGCCATTGGATATGGGTGCCGCTCTCTCGTATCGCTCCCTCACTCCGCCAGGCGGTCGTGGGAGCGGAAGATGCGGCGTTCTTCACCCACGAAGGATTCGACTGGGAAGGGATCAAAGAGGCCGCCAAATATAACCTCGAGGCGGGTGAACTCAAGCGCGGCGGGAGCACCATTACCCAACAACTGGCCAAAAATCTCTATCTCTCCTCCGAACGATCCTTGTTTCGGAAGGCCCGGGAAGCGTTGATCACCCGCTCACTCGAACAGCAACTCACGAAGGAACGTATTCTCGAACTGTACCTCAACGTCGCCGAATGGGGACAGGGTGTCTACGGAGCGGAGGCGGCAGCCCGCCACCACTTCAAGAAATCCGCACGTGACCTGACGCCCGATGAGGCCGCCTGGCTGGCGGCCATCTTACCCTCGCCCAGGCGATACGATCCGATCAGAAAAACAACGGCCTTGACTCGCCGACACGAACGGATTGTTCGTCGGATGAACCAGACGGCGCATCATGACATCAAGCCTGAGTAAAGACGGATACCCGGCATGAGAGGCGCTTCATTCGTGCAGGTCTGCGGTCTCATTGCCACCTGCCTCGTTCCGCACCTCACGCTCGCCGAAGATCCCGCGAAAGAATTCTCCGTCTTGACAACCGATGAAGT carries:
- the mtgA gene encoding monofunctional biosynthetic peptidoglycan transglycosylase translates to MRKSTKQSRSRVKVFLILGLCLPIGAVLFLWLLTMPDVSILRATNPPVTALMEARQTQAESQGHSTKRHWIWVPLSRIAPSLRQAVVGAEDAAFFTHEGFDWEGIKEAAKYNLEAGELKRGGSTITQQLAKNLYLSSERSLFRKAREALITRSLEQQLTKERILELYLNVAEWGQGVYGAEAAARHHFKKSARDLTPDEAAWLAAILPSPRRYDPIRKTTALTRRHERIVRRMNQTAHHDIKPE
- the yihA gene encoding ribosome biogenesis GTP-binding protein YihA/YsxC, which encodes MKILNAEFIRSCAGPEQFLKGQLPEVAFIGRSNVGKSSLINSLLQRKGLAKVSRTPGKTRLVNLFQVTSDDPGLARFVLVDLPGYGYARVSKALRAEWAPLIEQYLNGSEQLSAVVVLVECRVLSEQDRETIAWLLSVGRPPIVVATKVDKLKMSERVSALRRLHEGLGLAEGGTIIPYSSSTGEGRDRLWAALKEQLQT